Proteins co-encoded in one Lucilia cuprina isolate Lc7/37 chromosome X, ASM2204524v1, whole genome shotgun sequence genomic window:
- the LOC124418528 gene encoding uncharacterized protein LOC124418528: protein MCHPDVSWVDILPTVLLGLRTAFKEDLQASPSDLLYGDSLRLPNDFFDEADNPVDSPEFLRKLREYFNLVRPTPTAHHNKGKMFILKNLHDSTHVFLRTDAVRGPLKTPNTGPYKVIKRLSDRLYTIRIKENDVNVSTDRLKPAFIINETQQNITSEIPNTPLDQQRTNSTSQNTSSANQLLSSLLLK from the coding sequence ATGTGTCATCCTGACGTATCATGGGTTGATATACTACCGACAGTCCTACTTGGACTTAGAACCGCATTTAAGGAAGATCTTCAAGCATCACCTTCCGATTTACTTTATGGTGATTCATTGCGTCTTCCAAACGATTTCTTTGATGAAGCCGATAATCCTGTTGATTCTCCTGAATTTTTACGAAAACTTCGGGAATATTTTAATCTTGTGCGCCCTACACCAACAGCTCATCACAATAAAGGCAAGATGTTTATCTTGAAAAATCTTCATGATAGCACTCATGTCTTTCTACGTACTGATGCTGTTCGAGGACCTCTAAAGACACCCAACACGGGTCCGTACAAGGTTATAAAACGACTTTCAGACCGGTTATACACAATACGAATCAAAGAAAATGATGTAAACGTATCCACAGACAGGTTAAAACCAGCTTTCATCATAAATGAAACTCAGCAAAATATCACTTCGGAAATTCCCAACACACCACTTGATCAACAAAGAACAAATTCTACATCTCAAAATACCTCATCTGCTAATCAACTTCTTTCTAGTCTTTTgttaaagtaa